The Ruania alba genome window below encodes:
- the pepE gene encoding dipeptidase PepE, with the protein MTLLLLSNSTAPGRGYLEHALEEIHSVAGEAREILFVPFALADHASYTAQVAAALAPSGFSVTGLHEADDAPGAIAAAELIFVGGGNTFRLVDALHRHGLIDPIRSAVAAGIPYLGSSAGTNVACPSLRTTNDMPIVQPPTFDTLGLVPFQINPHYLDPDPSSRHQGETRELRILQYLEENPGPVLGLREGTWLRRDGNRLHLGGTPAGGRLFSRGSSPQEIPVGTDLSTMLSSS; encoded by the coding sequence ATGACTCTGCTGCTGCTGTCCAACTCCACCGCACCCGGTCGCGGCTACCTCGAGCACGCGCTTGAGGAGATCCACTCGGTCGCGGGCGAGGCGCGGGAAATCCTGTTCGTCCCGTTCGCGCTCGCCGATCATGCGTCCTACACCGCGCAGGTCGCTGCGGCCCTGGCACCGTCCGGGTTCTCGGTGACCGGGCTGCACGAGGCCGATGACGCGCCAGGGGCGATCGCGGCGGCCGAGCTCATCTTCGTCGGTGGCGGGAACACCTTCCGGCTGGTGGACGCCCTGCACCGGCACGGCCTGATCGACCCGATCCGGTCCGCGGTCGCCGCAGGCATCCCGTATCTGGGATCCAGCGCCGGCACGAATGTGGCGTGCCCGAGCCTGCGCACCACCAACGACATGCCAATCGTGCAGCCGCCCACGTTCGACACGCTCGGGCTGGTCCCGTTCCAGATCAACCCCCATTATCTCGACCCGGACCCCTCGTCCCGCCACCAGGGCGAGACCCGTGAGCTGCGCATCCTGCAGTACCTGGAGGAGAATCCCGGCCCGGTTCTCGGGCTGCGCGAAGGAACCTGGTTGCGGCGCGACGGCAACCGTCTGCACCTCGGCGGGACCCCGGCGGGTGGGCGGCTGTTCTCGCGCGGCTCCTCACCGCAGGAAATCCCGGTCGGGACCGACCTCAGCACCATGCTCAGCAGTTCCTGA